From the genome of Deferribacteraceae bacterium V6Fe1:
GATATTTTTTTTATAAAACCTTCCGAAAAATCCGATTCAACTTCGTCAGTCAAATAAATTTCAATTCCCATTTTTTTTAGCCTCATACTCTTCGTAAGCATTAATTATCCTTTGCACCAACGGATGCCTTATAACGTCACTTTTGGTAAAATCAACAAATCTCAGCCCATCTACGTCCTTTAAAATATCTCTGACCACTATCAGCCCCGATTTTTTATCCGAAGGCAAATCTACCTGCGTAATATCGCCGGTAATAACGGCTTTTGAATTAAAACCAAGCCTCGTCAAAAACATTTTCATCTGTTCCACGGTCGTATTTTGAGCTTCATCAAGAATAATAAAAGCATCGTTAAGTGTCCTGCCCCTCATAAATGCAAGTGGTGCGAGCTCTATTACCCCTTTTTCAATAAGGCCGCCAACCTTCTCAAAATCCATCATGTTGTAAAGGGCATCATACAAAGGTCTCAAATAAGGGTTAATCTTGTCGGCAATATCTCCCGGCAAAAAGCCAAGCCTTTCACCTGCTTCAACCGCAGGCCTTGTAAGGATAATCCTGCTCACTTTTTTATTTAAAAACATGTTAACCGCCATTGCCACAGCGAGATAAGTCTTGCCCGTGCCGGCAGGCCCAATTCCAAACACCACGTCATAATCTTTTATAAATTGCACATAAGTCTTTTGACGAGGTGTTTTGGGCACTACACTCTTAACTCGTCCGGAAACCTTTACAATATCGGTCAATACCTCTGAAATATGCGTTTTTGTATCTTCTATTACCATTCTTACCGCACTTTCAAGATCAGACATGGAAAGATTTGACTTTAATACAATTTCCCTAAGATTGTTAAAAAGGGCAAGCCCTTTATCAACCTGTCCCTTATCACCGCTAAGGCTAAACTCATTACCACGTACCGCAACAGATATATCCAAACTCTTTTGAATATACTTAAGATATTTGTCTTTATGTCCAAGTATTGCCGGTACAAGAGGCTCCTCTATCACAAACACTTTGGTAGTCTGCATATTATACTAACTCTCCTTAAATAACTCTTTTGCCTTATTTATTTCATCTTCTTTTGAAATTATTTCACCGTCTATCTTCATATCGAGCAACTTCTGTAACACTTCCGAAAACTTTCTTGATGGTTTGTATCCCATCCTAATCAAATCATCGCCATTTATATTCAATTGAATATTTTTGTAAATATTAAAATAGTTCTTTACAATATGTTCATAGTTAGCCCCAAGAATTGCACCAACATACATAATTCCCTCATCCGTAAGCTCTCCAAACAATCTGCATATCTCTGAAGGTTTGATATGATCCTTTCTTTTAATTTTTATACTTATATTATCAGCTTTCAAAGCATTTGCGATATAAAGTCTTTTTTCGTGGTGATTAAGATCGAACCTTTTGGCAAGCTCTTTCAAATCTTTATATTTTAAATCGCTAAACAATACGTAAAACCTGCCTAAATAAGCGTTAATATTTTTTCCAACTTGGAAATTATACCAACTGTAAATTTTTTCAAGATTTTCAAACAATTCATACTTATTTTCATTCATCGCAATATTTTTATGTAAAAATTGTAATATATCATACTCTTTCATCATCTCAACGGCATCAAGATAATTATCTTCACTGAGAATATACTTTAGCTCCACAAAAAGTCTTTGCCCGTATATTTTATCAAAAAGCCCCATATTAACCGCATGCTTTAGTAATTTTTTCGTATGAGGGCCAATTTCAAAACCGAACCTTACGGCAAAACGTATCGCCCTAAAACCTCTTGAAGGGTCATCAACAAAGCTAAGATTGTGCAATACTCTGATTTTCTTATCTTTAATGTCTCTTCTCCCTCCAAAAAAATCCAGAAGTAGTCCAAATTCCGATTTATTGAGCTTTACTGCCATGGCATTAATAGTAAAATCTCTACGGTAAAGGTCATTTTTTATTGATGAAGACTCTACCTCAGGGGCAGCCGCAGGGAAGGTATAATATTCAGTCCTTGATGTTGCAAAATCTATTCTTAGATCATCTTTAAAAATCACCTGCGCCGTATCAAACTTTTTGTGAATAGCAATTTTTGCACCCTTTAAATCTGCATATTTCTTAGCAAACTTTGAAGCACTACCTTCAACTACTATATCTATGTCAAAATTTTCATTTTTCATCAGAAGATCTCTTACAAATCCTCCCACCACATATATATTAATACCGTCCTGTTCAGCCAAATCTCCCAACTCTTCCAGAAGATTGTAATACTGCTCAGGAAGTCTGTCTTTTAATATATTTCGCACATTAACTTTCTTACTCAGCATCAGGCTATCTGCCCTGCTTTTCAAGTATCTCGGGATTCTGCTTGTTTCCTCTTTCATGAGCCTTAAAAGGTCGGTACGCGTTATGACACCTATAAGCTTACCTTTGTCTACCACCGGAATCAATTTTTGATTTTTCTGAAGCATGACTTCTTCAACAAGGCTCAAGCTGTCATCTAAACCAACAGTTTCAAACTCAATCTGCATAATATTGTTGACCGGCTCATCTTTCAGCCCGTGCTTTATCCCTTGTAATATATCTTTCCTTGAAATAAGACCTACCGCCTTATTGTCTTTTACAACAGGCATCATGTTTAGATTATATTTCATAAAAAGATCTAAGGCATCATTGAAAGTCTGATCGTATGAAACATATTTAACGGGTGAAGTCATTATATGCTTTGCAAGTTTTTGAGGCTTAATAATATCCTTGATAAGAATTTTTAATTTTTCATAAGCCTCGTTTAAAGTCAGATCTTTAATGATTGCACTTGAAGCACTCGGATGCCCGCCACCGCCAAAACTCATTGCCACTTCAGATGTATCTATATAATCAAGTCTGCTTCTGCCAACCAATAACGTCCTATCTCCAAGCCTGACAAGCATGAAAAAGACATCAAGATTTTCCATATC
Proteins encoded in this window:
- a CDS encoding PhoH family protein, whose protein sequence is MQTTKVFVIEEPLVPAILGHKDKYLKYIQKSLDISVAVRGNEFSLSGDKGQVDKGLALFNNLREIVLKSNLSMSDLESAVRMVIEDTKTHISEVLTDIVKVSGRVKSVVPKTPRQKTYVQFIKDYDVVFGIGPAGTGKTYLAVAMAVNMFLNKKVSRIILTRPAVEAGERLGFLPGDIADKINPYLRPLYDALYNMMDFEKVGGLIEKGVIELAPLAFMRGRTLNDAFIILDEAQNTTVEQMKMFLTRLGFNSKAVITGDITQVDLPSDKKSGLIVVRDILKDVDGLRFVDFTKSDVIRHPLVQRIINAYEEYEAKKNGN
- a CDS encoding CBS domain-containing protein; this translates as MKIVLTHHNPDFDAIASSYSAYKLYSCDKIFLGHNVDSTVIEFLSESGLEKSFEILTESDTEKFDDKIELLVITDCKFKSRLGYLEKLINLAEKVYIYDHHSGNECDIENNLLVLRDIGATTSILVNEISKSNIKLTKEELTLLLLGIYEDTGFLSFNTTTPDDVLAVHFLLSEGGDISKVRQYIKRELSKEQLIILNELIINMNLFILNGIAIGVSFASFEEYVPEVSILANKIMDMENLDVFFMLVRLGDRTLLVGRSRLDYIDTSEVAMSFGGGGHPSASSAIIKDLTLNEAYEKLKILIKDIIKPQKLAKHIMTSPVKYVSYDQTFNDALDLFMKYNLNMMPVVKDNKAVGLISRKDILQGIKHGLKDEPVNNIMQIEFETVGLDDSLSLVEEVMLQKNQKLIPVVDKGKLIGVITRTDLLRLMKEETSRIPRYLKSRADSLMLSKKVNVRNILKDRLPEQYYNLLEELGDLAEQDGINIYVVGGFVRDLLMKNENFDIDIVVEGSASKFAKKYADLKGAKIAIHKKFDTAQVIFKDDLRIDFATSRTEYYTFPAAAPEVESSSIKNDLYRRDFTINAMAVKLNKSEFGLLLDFFGGRRDIKDKKIRVLHNLSFVDDPSRGFRAIRFAVRFGFEIGPHTKKLLKHAVNMGLFDKIYGQRLFVELKYILSEDNYLDAVEMMKEYDILQFLHKNIAMNENKYELFENLEKIYSWYNFQVGKNINAYLGRFYVLFSDLKYKDLKELAKRFDLNHHEKRLYIANALKADNISIKIKRKDHIKPSEICRLFGELTDEGIMYVGAILGANYEHIVKNYFNIYKNIQLNINGDDLIRMGYKPSRKFSEVLQKLLDMKIDGEIISKEDEINKAKELFKES